From Actinopolyspora lacussalsi, a single genomic window includes:
- a CDS encoding putative ATPase (product_source=COG3911; cath_funfam=3.40.50.300; cog=COG3911; pfam=PF13521; smart=SM00382; superfamily=52540), translating into MIEDDTGRFFVVTGGPGSGKTTLLDELARSGLATTPEAGRAVIRDQTTVGGAALPWGDRALFAELMLSWEMRSHHWARQRQGVVLFDRGVPDVLGYLRLTGTAVPEHVHAAAEKFRYNHRVFVAPPWPEIFDRDEQRRQDPAEAERTHEMMVETYTELGYELVTLPRVDPQARADFVLQELDTAAYAERNP; encoded by the coding sequence GTGATCGAGGACGACACCGGCCGGTTCTTCGTGGTGACCGGCGGGCCCGGCTCGGGCAAGACCACGTTGCTGGACGAGCTCGCGCGCAGCGGCCTTGCCACCACGCCCGAGGCCGGTCGCGCCGTGATCCGTGACCAGACGACTGTCGGTGGAGCAGCACTGCCCTGGGGCGATCGTGCGCTGTTCGCCGAGTTGATGCTCTCGTGGGAGATGCGCTCCCACCACTGGGCAAGGCAGCGTCAGGGGGTCGTGCTCTTCGATCGTGGTGTTCCCGATGTGCTCGGGTACCTACGGCTCACCGGAACGGCGGTCCCGGAACACGTTCACGCCGCGGCTGAGAAGTTTCGTTACAACCACCGGGTTTTCGTGGCTCCGCCCTGGCCGGAGATCTTCGATCGGGACGAGCAACGTCGGCAGGATCCCGCCGAAGCAGAGCGCACCCACGAGATGATGGTCGAAACCTACACCGAGCTCGGATACGAACTAGTCACGCTTCCCCGCGTCGATCCGCAGGCCCGCGCCGATTTCGTCCTCCAAGAGCTAGACACGGCCGCTTACGCGGAGCGAAATCCCTGA
- a CDS encoding GNAT superfamily N-acetyltransferase (product_source=COG0454; cog=COG0454; pfam=PF00583; superfamily=55729), translating into MTETRQWQLETAAPEDAPPIHGLRRQLEDWLYDRGIEQWPRGEVSFDRIASEVERAEWRRVRLPDLGVVAAMRVLWSDPDFWGADPTPAIYVHGLMVDRSMARTGMGTFLLESAADIGRAAGLHTFRLDCAEANATLRSYYAARGFHEVGRHVIRGLFPVVLFEKRI; encoded by the coding sequence GTGACCGAGACGCGACAGTGGCAGCTCGAAACCGCCGCCCCGGAGGACGCCCCTCCGATACACGGCCTTCGCAGGCAGCTGGAGGACTGGCTTTACGACCGGGGGATCGAGCAGTGGCCGCGCGGTGAGGTCTCGTTCGACAGGATCGCGAGCGAGGTCGAGCGCGCGGAGTGGCGCCGCGTGCGGCTGCCGGATCTCGGTGTCGTCGCGGCGATGCGGGTGCTGTGGTCCGATCCCGACTTCTGGGGTGCGGACCCCACGCCCGCGATCTACGTCCACGGGCTCATGGTCGACCGGTCGATGGCCCGAACCGGGATGGGCACCTTCCTGTTGGAAAGCGCCGCCGACATCGGCCGCGCCGCTGGGCTGCACACCTTCCGGCTCGACTGCGCCGAGGCCAACGCCACGCTGCGTTCCTACTACGCGGCGCGGGGATTCCACGAGGTGGGCAGACACGTCATCCGTGGCCTGTTTCCCGTGGTCCTGTTCGAGAAGCGGATCTGA
- a CDS encoding putative damage-inducible protein DinB (product_source=COG2318; cog=COG2318; pfam=PF04978; superfamily=109854), which produces MTRPPFPEPTDSRESRTEVFVGYLDYFRAALVDKLRGIPEEELRSSRLPSGWSPIALLKHLTNVERRWLVWRFGGEHVGPPWPEWSEGRWYVPDDETLDELVSSLHEQAGRSDAIIRAHELSDTGSAGDAWDGEEPASLERILFHLVQEYARHLGHLDIVRELIDGEVGE; this is translated from the coding sequence ATGACGAGACCGCCGTTCCCGGAACCAACCGATTCCCGCGAATCCCGAACCGAGGTGTTCGTCGGGTATCTCGACTACTTCCGCGCGGCGCTGGTGGACAAGCTGCGCGGGATTCCGGAGGAGGAGCTGCGCTCCAGCAGGCTGCCGTCCGGTTGGAGCCCGATCGCGCTGCTGAAGCACCTCACCAACGTCGAACGCAGGTGGTTGGTGTGGCGATTCGGCGGTGAGCACGTCGGACCACCGTGGCCGGAGTGGTCGGAAGGACGCTGGTACGTCCCGGACGACGAGACGTTGGACGAGCTCGTGAGCTCGCTACACGAGCAGGCCGGGCGCAGCGACGCGATCATACGAGCCCACGAGCTCTCCGATACAGGAAGCGCCGGTGACGCATGGGACGGCGAGGAACCGGCGAGCCTGGAACGGATCCTGTTCCACCTGGTGCAGGAGTACGCCCGCCACCTCGGGCACCTAGACATAGTCCGCGAACTGATCGACGGCGAGGTCGGGGAATGA
- a CDS encoding putative GNAT family acetyltransferase (product_source=COG2388; cog=COG2388; ko=KO:K06975; pfam=PF14542; superfamily=55729) gives MSEEQRGSTPAENPPSEVSVLDVPSRHRYEISVDGVRAGLTRYLDRGNQRVFVHTEIDGDFAGRGLGSELISGALRRTRAAGMRITAVCPFVARYLDNHHDFDDIRDPVTPDVLAAVRSE, from the coding sequence ATGTCCGAGGAACAGCGTGGCAGCACACCGGCCGAGAACCCTCCGTCCGAGGTTTCGGTGCTCGACGTGCCGTCCCGGCACCGCTACGAGATCAGCGTCGACGGCGTGCGAGCGGGGCTCACGCGGTATCTCGATCGCGGGAACCAGCGGGTCTTCGTGCACACCGAGATCGACGGCGACTTCGCCGGTCGTGGCCTGGGCAGCGAGCTGATCTCGGGCGCGCTGCGGCGGACGCGTGCGGCCGGGATGCGGATCACCGCCGTCTGCCCGTTCGTGGCCAGGTACCTCGACAACCACCACGACTTCGACGACATCCGGGATCCGGTCACCCCGGACGTGCTGGCCGCCGTGCGGTCGGAGTAA
- a CDS encoding hypothetical protein (product_source=Hypo-rule applied; transmembrane_helix_parts=Outside_1_51,TMhelix_52_74,Inside_75_164) → MRFVDTVGSTWEAKRQWLPWRRRLRFRDSWGRMGFVEGISELPDLVVALAFGVLIVIPVLLELVVELVLLPFVLPLRAMSVMATPVRIRCLDKNLATEGRIYRFFQRISIPDSWNIRISGFRRAGKFRRAAVELVTEYGHGADVEGLASGHRDRAVPVPARESR, encoded by the coding sequence ATGCGTTTCGTGGACACCGTCGGATCAACCTGGGAGGCGAAACGGCAGTGGCTGCCGTGGCGACGCAGGCTCCGTTTCCGGGACAGCTGGGGACGCATGGGGTTCGTGGAGGGGATAAGTGAACTCCCCGACCTCGTCGTCGCCCTGGCCTTCGGGGTGCTGATCGTGATCCCGGTCCTGCTGGAGCTGGTGGTGGAGCTCGTGCTGCTGCCGTTCGTGCTGCCACTGCGGGCGATGAGCGTGATGGCCACTCCCGTCCGGATCCGCTGCCTCGACAAGAACCTCGCGACGGAGGGTCGGATATACAGATTCTTCCAGCGGATCTCGATCCCGGACTCCTGGAACATCCGGATCAGCGGATTCCGCCGGGCCGGGAAGTTCCGGCGAGCGGCCGTGGAGCTGGTGACCGAGTACGGCCACGGCGCCGACGTCGAAGGACTCGCCTCCGGACATCGGGACCGAGCAGTACCGGTCCCCGCGCGGGAGAGCCGGTAG
- a CDS encoding hypothetical protein (product_source=Hypo-rule applied; pfam=PF13604; smart=SM00382; superfamily=52540) has protein sequence MTVEFRQPEERVVDRVHHDRAAAGNAAVADEAIRVLRETLSGTAPLDRLLLKAAAGAGKSFILRKLVADAVERPECDRVVITAFTNKQIHPLAAALGRLLGADRVCLFVGKDRYQEVPEEASSHSTVVSKASDIPAECEVVISTAHRLGTPRELDRLAEHLGPGHNGETVFDVLFVDEAWQLPHHRFDRVAKAAPITVGVGDVGQLPPLEVGANPWRGDPGFNPYRAWPTDYDGDERTWSVELPAVWRPAAGHLELWRAFYPEWKELDCVAAPGDRALVAEELSGESAAIWRQVGTGVPTLLEVDGLPEPEAADVDPPLLATVESLLDELFAAGFVLEHAEYDGEGAPTGNTLTARPGEGSGDPLVAILATRNQAVDDATDVAERLRRKYSLRESEVVASTVDSWQGQTNRLTVAIHPLSGASRLDEFNSAFGRLAVTCTRATHGLLMLTRPGIDGLLGEAPVRPGTPFGEPGNRHLPRQTHQRILGTFARGTLTTGSDQE, from the coding sequence GTGACCGTCGAGTTCCGCCAACCGGAGGAGCGCGTTGTCGATCGCGTGCACCACGACCGGGCGGCGGCGGGCAACGCCGCCGTGGCGGACGAGGCGATCCGGGTGCTGCGCGAGACGCTGTCCGGCACCGCCCCACTGGATCGGCTGCTGCTCAAGGCCGCGGCGGGTGCGGGAAAGTCCTTCATCCTGCGGAAGCTGGTGGCCGATGCCGTAGAGCGGCCCGAATGCGACCGCGTGGTCATCACCGCCTTCACGAACAAGCAGATCCACCCGCTCGCGGCAGCGCTGGGACGGCTCCTCGGGGCGGATCGGGTCTGCCTGTTCGTCGGCAAGGACCGTTACCAGGAGGTTCCCGAGGAGGCGAGTTCCCACTCGACCGTGGTCAGCAAGGCTTCGGACATCCCTGCCGAGTGCGAGGTGGTGATCTCGACCGCGCACCGGCTCGGTACGCCCCGGGAGCTGGACCGGCTGGCCGAACATCTCGGCCCCGGGCACAACGGCGAGACCGTGTTCGACGTGCTGTTCGTCGACGAGGCGTGGCAGCTGCCGCACCACCGGTTCGACAGGGTGGCGAAGGCGGCCCCGATCACGGTCGGGGTCGGTGACGTGGGGCAGCTCCCGCCGCTGGAGGTGGGCGCGAACCCGTGGCGGGGCGACCCGGGGTTCAACCCCTACCGCGCATGGCCCACCGACTACGACGGAGACGAACGCACCTGGTCCGTCGAACTACCGGCGGTCTGGCGGCCCGCCGCCGGTCACCTCGAACTGTGGCGGGCGTTCTACCCCGAGTGGAAGGAGCTCGACTGCGTTGCGGCGCCGGGGGACAGGGCGCTGGTCGCCGAGGAGCTCTCCGGCGAGTCGGCCGCGATCTGGCGGCAGGTCGGTACCGGCGTGCCGACGCTGCTCGAGGTCGACGGGCTGCCCGAGCCGGAGGCGGCCGATGTGGACCCGCCGCTGCTGGCTACCGTCGAGTCGCTGCTCGACGAACTGTTCGCCGCCGGGTTCGTGCTCGAACACGCCGAGTACGACGGCGAGGGTGCTCCGACTGGGAACACGCTCACGGCACGTCCGGGGGAGGGATCCGGTGACCCGCTGGTCGCGATCCTGGCTACGCGCAACCAGGCGGTGGACGACGCCACCGATGTCGCCGAGCGGCTGCGGAGGAAGTACTCGCTGCGCGAGAGCGAGGTCGTGGCCTCGACGGTCGACTCGTGGCAGGGACAGACCAACCGCCTCACGGTCGCGATTCACCCGTTGAGCGGGGCCTCGCGGCTGGACGAGTTCAACTCGGCCTTCGGCAGGTTGGCCGTGACCTGCACGCGCGCCACCCACGGGCTGCTGATGCTCACCCGGCCCGGCATCGACGGGCTGCTCGGCGAGGCCCCGGTCCGGCCCGGAACCCCGTTCGGGGAGCCGGGCAACCGGCACCTGCCGCGCCAGACCCACCAGCGCATCCTCGGCACCTTCGCGCGCGGCACGCTCACCACGGGCTCCGACCAGGAGTAG
- a CDS encoding redox-sensitive bicupin YhaK (pirin superfamily) (product_source=COG1741; cath_funfam=2.60.120.10; cog=COG1741; ko=KO:K06911; pfam=PF02678,PF05726; superfamily=51182), whose product MSNLETAPTELTCTNADDQAGRAWLLRPREVPLGGPRAMTVRRTLPQRARSLIGAWCFVDHYGPDDVSGTGGMRVPGHPHTGLQTVSWLFSGEVEHRDTLGTHALVRPGELNLMTAGSGIAHSEYSTSDTSVLHGAQLWVALPERHRFTDAAFDNYAPPALERDGARVSVFLGSLLGQTSPVSTYTPLLGAEITLPPGGSLDLAIESGFEHGVLVDTGEVTVAGAAASAGELVCQDTGPERLTLRAGAAERARVLLLGGQPLGERIVMWWNFIGRSHEEIAAFRERWQHEREQPDSGEYRDSVESGQYGESGQYGRFPTQWEETLPAPELPNARLKPRE is encoded by the coding sequence ATGAGCAACCTCGAAACAGCGCCGACCGAGCTGACCTGCACCAACGCCGACGACCAGGCAGGGCGGGCGTGGCTGCTGCGGCCCCGCGAGGTCCCGCTGGGCGGGCCGAGGGCGATGACGGTGCGCCGCACGCTGCCGCAACGGGCGCGGTCGTTGATCGGAGCGTGGTGCTTCGTCGACCACTACGGCCCCGACGACGTGTCCGGGACAGGTGGCATGCGGGTTCCCGGCCACCCGCACACCGGGCTGCAGACCGTCTCGTGGTTGTTCAGCGGCGAGGTCGAGCACCGCGACACGCTCGGAACGCACGCCCTCGTCCGGCCGGGTGAGCTCAACCTGATGACTGCGGGCTCGGGCATCGCCCACTCGGAGTACTCCACATCGGACACGAGCGTGCTGCACGGGGCGCAGCTCTGGGTGGCGCTGCCCGAACGGCACCGGTTCACCGACGCGGCGTTCGACAACTACGCACCGCCGGCCCTGGAGCGGGACGGCGCGCGCGTGTCGGTCTTCCTGGGCAGCCTGCTCGGGCAGACCTCGCCGGTGTCGACCTACACCCCGCTGCTCGGTGCCGAGATCACGCTACCGCCCGGCGGGAGCCTGGACCTGGCGATCGAGTCGGGTTTCGAGCACGGCGTGCTCGTCGACACCGGCGAGGTGACCGTGGCCGGTGCGGCCGCGAGCGCGGGCGAGCTGGTCTGCCAGGACACCGGGCCGGAACGGCTCACGTTGCGTGCGGGAGCGGCTGAGCGGGCACGGGTGCTGCTGCTCGGCGGGCAACCGCTCGGCGAACGAATCGTGATGTGGTGGAACTTCATCGGGCGCAGTCACGAGGAGATCGCGGCGTTCCGCGAGCGGTGGCAGCACGAACGCGAGCAACCGGATTCCGGGGAATACCGGGATTCCGTGGAGTCGGGACAGTACGGGGAGTCGGGGCAGTACGGCCGATTTCCGACGCAGTGGGAGGAGACCCTGCCCGCTCCGGAGCTTCCCAACGCGCGGCTCAAACCCCGCGAGTGA
- a CDS encoding catechol 2,3-dioxygenase-like lactoylglutathione lyase family enzyme (product_source=COG0346; cath_funfam=3.10.180.10; cog=COG0346; ko=KO:K07032; pfam=PF00903; superfamily=54593) gives MEQRISLVTLGVTDLRRAKEFYERLGWRGQELERTVFFRTPGGAFVLWGRDELAADTGLTGERDGGFGGVCLAHNVRTEAEVDEVLETARQAGATVTRPAAETFYGGYAGVFTDLDGHAWEIAYNPGFPIAEDGTITIPDLGSQ, from the coding sequence ATGGAACAGCGGATCAGCCTGGTCACCCTTGGCGTCACAGACCTGCGGCGCGCCAAGGAGTTCTACGAGCGATTGGGGTGGCGGGGACAGGAACTCGAACGGACCGTCTTCTTCCGCACCCCCGGAGGCGCCTTCGTGCTCTGGGGCAGGGACGAGCTCGCGGCCGACACCGGCCTCACCGGTGAGCGCGACGGCGGGTTCGGCGGTGTCTGCCTCGCGCACAACGTTCGTACCGAAGCGGAGGTCGACGAGGTACTGGAAACCGCGCGGCAGGCGGGTGCCACGGTGACCCGGCCCGCCGCCGAGACGTTCTACGGCGGCTACGCCGGGGTGTTCACCGACCTCGACGGGCACGCCTGGGAGATCGCGTACAACCCGGGCTTCCCGATCGCCGAGGACGGCACGATCACCATTCCCGATCTCGGCTCCCAGTAG
- a CDS encoding ubiquinone/menaquinone biosynthesis C-methylase UbiE (product_source=COG2226; cath_funfam=3.40.50.150; cog=COG2226; pfam=PF13649; superfamily=53335), with translation MLELACGPGTWTPELARHASTLTAVDSSPEMLRVARERTVPPTS, from the coding sequence GTGCTGGAACTGGCGTGCGGGCCGGGCACGTGGACCCCGGAGCTGGCGCGGCACGCGAGCACGCTGACCGCCGTCGACTCCTCCCCCGAGATGCTGCGCGTGGCGCGGGAGCGGACTGTACCGCCGACGAGCTGA
- a CDS encoding hypothetical protein (product_source=Hypo-rule applied), which yields MQDALLLLTGHGEPAAFREDLVAVRPDARGDGDLLIEASAGTGRGSATAGEIPDPENIKAPIRGMLSS from the coding sequence GTGCAAGACGCGCTGTTGCTGCTCACGGGCCACGGCGAGCCCGCCGCCTTCCGGGAGGACTTGGTCGCTGTGCGACCGGACGCACGCGGCGATGGCGACTTGCTCATCGAGGCTTCGGCCGGAACGGGCCGGGGCTCGGCGACGGCCGGTGAAATCCCTGACCCCGAGAACATCAAAGCGCCGATCCGGGGCATGCTGTCCTCGTGA
- a CDS encoding hypothetical protein (product_source=Hypo-rule applied) has protein sequence MSTLGRTGHPIARENRSGNVGYGTTTILPT, from the coding sequence ATGAGCACCCTCGGTCGTACGGGACACCCGATCGCCCGCGAAAACCGAAGCGGGAACGTCGGCTACGGCACCACCACGATCTTGCCGACGTAA
- a CDS encoding hypothetical protein (product_source=Hypo-rule applied) has product MKVPHEPAELQDRLVRLGWDVEVRPTSGPFYWGRGKPTTSAA; this is encoded by the coding sequence GTGAAGGTGCCGCACGAACCCGCCGAGCTGCAGGACCGCCTGGTCCGACTCGGCTGGGACGTCGAGGTGCGCCCCACCTCTGGGCCGTTCTACTGGGGGCGCGGAAAACCGACTACGTCAGCCGCGTGA
- a CDS encoding PhzF family phenazine biosynthesis protein (product_source=TIGR00654; cath_funfam=3.10.310.10; cog=COG0384; pfam=PF02567; superfamily=54506; tigrfam=TIGR00654), with the protein MTDVLRISAFPAPSARNGGNPAGVVLDAAGLDETAMLAIAAETGYSETAFVLDIQEPAEANGPGRVRIRYFSPTAEVPFCGHATVATAVALADRHGTGLLLFDTAVGEVAIETAETANGETTASFTSVEPSVTPMDDDVVDRLLSLLGLARADLDPAYPPRLSFAGNVHPVIVLGSRETFDSFDFDPSRLRELMDEHGWAATVTVLSPLGESEFAARNLFPVGDITEDPATGAAAAATGAYLRAIGAVKPPAQLRIQQGDHVGRPSLLRVTVPGSGGIVVTGGAARIE; encoded by the coding sequence GTGACGGACGTGCTGCGCATCAGCGCCTTCCCCGCGCCTTCCGCGCGGAACGGTGGAAATCCCGCCGGAGTCGTTCTCGACGCGGCCGGGCTCGACGAGACCGCGATGCTCGCGATCGCCGCCGAGACCGGCTACTCGGAAACGGCGTTCGTGCTCGACATCCAGGAGCCCGCGGAGGCCAACGGTCCCGGGAGGGTCCGCATCCGCTATTTCTCGCCCACCGCGGAAGTGCCGTTCTGCGGCCATGCGACGGTCGCCACCGCCGTGGCACTCGCCGACCGCCACGGCACCGGGCTGTTGCTGTTCGACACAGCGGTCGGCGAGGTCGCCATCGAAACCGCCGAGACGGCGAATGGTGAGACCACCGCCTCCTTCACCAGCGTCGAACCCTCGGTGACGCCGATGGACGACGACGTCGTCGACCGGTTGCTGTCGTTGCTCGGTCTCGCTCGGGCCGATCTCGATCCGGCCTACCCGCCCCGGCTGTCGTTCGCCGGAAACGTCCATCCGGTCATCGTCCTGGGCAGCCGCGAGACCTTCGACTCGTTCGACTTCGATCCGTCGCGGCTGCGAGAACTGATGGACGAACACGGCTGGGCGGCTACGGTGACCGTGCTGTCCCCCTTGGGGGAGAGCGAGTTCGCCGCACGCAACCTTTTCCCGGTCGGCGACATCACGGAAGATCCGGCAACCGGCGCCGCAGCGGCGGCGACAGGGGCGTACCTGAGAGCTATCGGTGCGGTAAAGCCGCCGGCACAGCTCCGGATCCAGCAGGGCGATCACGTCGGGCGTCCGAGCCTGCTGCGAGTGACGGTGCCCGGGTCGGGAGGCATCGTCGTTACGGGTGGTGCGGCGCGGATCGAATGA
- a CDS encoding enamine deaminase RidA (YjgF/YER057c/UK114 family) (product_source=COG0251; cath_funfam=3.30.1330.40; cog=COG0251; pfam=PF14588; superfamily=55298), whose translation MSRIDARLAELGIELPVVVPPLAAYTPAVVDGNHVHVSGQLPMVDGALPETGKVGEGADLVTAEDAKEYARRCALNALAAAKSVIGSLDRITRVVKVVGFVASDPSFTGQAAVINGASEVLGEIFGDAGVHARSAVGMAVLPFDSPVEVELILSIE comes from the coding sequence TTGTCGAGGATCGACGCTCGCCTTGCCGAACTCGGGATCGAGCTCCCCGTCGTCGTCCCACCGCTCGCCGCCTACACACCCGCGGTAGTCGACGGTAACCACGTCCACGTCTCCGGCCAGCTGCCCATGGTCGACGGGGCACTGCCGGAGACCGGCAAAGTAGGCGAGGGCGCCGACCTCGTGACGGCCGAGGACGCCAAGGAGTACGCCCGCAGGTGCGCCCTCAACGCGTTGGCCGCGGCGAAGAGCGTCATCGGATCGCTCGACCGGATCACCCGCGTCGTCAAGGTCGTGGGATTCGTGGCCTCGGACCCGTCCTTCACCGGGCAAGCGGCCGTTATCAACGGTGCCTCCGAGGTTCTCGGGGAGATCTTCGGCGATGCGGGAGTTCACGCGCGTTCAGCGGTGGGAATGGCCGTACTGCCGTTCGACTCACCCGTCGAGGTCGAGTTGATCTTGTCCATCGAGTAG
- a CDS encoding NADPH:quinone reductase-like Zn-dependent oxidoreductase (product_source=COG0604; cath_funfam=3.40.50.720,3.90.180.10; cog=COG0604; pfam=PF00107,PF08240; superfamily=51735) produces the protein MRAVLLTGHGGPEKLEHRDEVVTPEPGPGQLLVRVGAGALNNTDIWTREGAYGLPGDPTALAGWRGPISFPRIQGGDVAGVVESVGSGVPSECVGRRVLVDPAEYRDEGPHAPPVGLLGSEYDGGFAEYVLVADRQAHDVTDSPLSDEELAALPIAYGTAMGMLERAGVASGERILVTGASGGVGLAVVQLAAARGAEVLAITSGGKEAEVRAAGANRVALRDAADLTDRVWEFAPEGLDAVADVVGGPQLARLLPLLRDDGRCVVAGAIAQAVIEFDLRRLYLHNLSLIGSSMHTRTHFAELVAAARSGRPRPRVAERYSLDEIHSAQRRFREGDYVGKIVVVP, from the coding sequence ATGCGCGCTGTGCTGCTCACGGGCCACGGTGGTCCCGAGAAGCTCGAACACCGCGACGAGGTGGTGACCCCGGAACCCGGACCAGGGCAGCTGCTCGTCCGGGTCGGTGCCGGTGCCCTGAACAACACCGACATCTGGACCAGGGAGGGCGCCTACGGCCTCCCCGGCGACCCCACCGCGCTCGCCGGGTGGCGCGGGCCGATCTCGTTCCCCCGCATCCAGGGTGGGGACGTGGCTGGAGTGGTCGAATCGGTCGGTTCCGGAGTGCCGAGTGAGTGCGTCGGGCGCCGTGTGCTGGTCGATCCGGCCGAATACCGCGATGAAGGCCCTCATGCCCCGCCGGTCGGTCTGCTGGGCAGTGAGTACGACGGTGGATTCGCCGAGTACGTGCTCGTCGCCGACCGGCAGGCCCACGACGTGACCGACTCGCCGCTGTCGGACGAGGAGCTGGCCGCGCTACCGATCGCCTACGGCACCGCGATGGGCATGTTGGAACGCGCCGGAGTGGCTTCGGGCGAGAGGATCCTGGTCACCGGGGCGTCCGGCGGGGTGGGGCTGGCCGTGGTCCAGCTGGCCGCCGCTCGCGGAGCGGAAGTGCTGGCGATCACCAGCGGCGGCAAGGAGGCCGAGGTCCGTGCTGCCGGGGCTAACCGGGTGGCGCTGCGGGACGCCGCCGATCTCACCGACCGGGTGTGGGAGTTCGCTCCCGAGGGGCTCGACGCGGTGGCCGACGTCGTCGGCGGCCCGCAGCTGGCACGCCTGCTGCCGCTGCTGCGGGACGACGGCCGCTGCGTCGTCGCCGGGGCCATCGCCCAGGCGGTGATCGAATTCGACCTGCGCCGGTTGTACCTGCACAACCTCAGCCTGATCGGCTCATCGATGCACACCCGCACGCACTTCGCCGAGCTCGTGGCTGCCGCACGCTCCGGCCGACCGCGCCCGCGCGTCGCGGAGCGCTACTCGCTCGACGAGATCCATTCGGCACAGCGGCGGTTCCGCGAGGGCGATTACGTCGGCAAGATCGTGGTGGTGCCGTAG